The Pseudomonas extremaustralis genome contains a region encoding:
- a CDS encoding RNA pyrophosphohydrolase, which yields MIDPDGFRPNVGIILTNDAGQVLWARRINQDAWQFPQGGINPDETPEDALYRELNEEVGLEREDVQILACTRGWLRYRLPQRLVRTHSQPLCIGQKQKWFLLRLISNEQRVRMDLTGKPEFDGWRWVSYWYPLGQVVTFKREVYRRALKELAPRLLARD from the coding sequence GTGATCGACCCCGATGGTTTCCGTCCTAATGTCGGGATTATTCTTACGAATGATGCCGGACAGGTGCTATGGGCTCGCCGAATCAACCAAGATGCCTGGCAGTTTCCTCAGGGCGGAATCAACCCCGATGAAACCCCTGAAGACGCCCTGTACCGTGAGTTGAATGAAGAAGTTGGCCTTGAGCGCGAAGATGTGCAAATTCTGGCCTGTACCCGGGGCTGGTTGCGCTATCGTTTGCCGCAACGCTTGGTGCGTACCCACAGCCAACCGCTGTGCATCGGCCAGAAGCAGAAATGGTTTCTCCTGCGCCTGATCTCCAACGAGCAGCGGGTGCGGATGGATTTGACCGGTAAACCGGAGTTCGATGGCTGGCGTTGGGTCAGTTATTGGTACCCGTTGGGCCAGGTGGTGACATTCAAGCGCGAGGTTTATCGTCGCGCTCTCAAAGAGCTTGCCCCGCGCCTTTTAGCGCGCGACTGA